In Helianthus annuus cultivar XRQ/B chromosome 3, HanXRQr2.0-SUNRISE, whole genome shotgun sequence, a single window of DNA contains:
- the LOC110932651 gene encoding phospholipase A(1) DAD1, chloroplastic: MKLTFVSPFPFKARVAPPQEPPCRWRCAIYNKTSKPFTKGARAPTRLSKRWIEYHGSRNWEGLLDPLDDVLRGEIIRYGSFVEAAYQSFDFDPSSPTYAACSYAKSMMLERCSTVHGCGYRVTKNLHATSSIPLPRWIERMPRWMQVQSSWIGYVAVCNDKEEISRLGRRDIVIALRGTATCLEWLENLRATLTHCSGDNIPTEQNDEPMVEAGVLSLYTSGTNTCPSLQQLLRHEVLKILKLYKDEPLSLTITGHSLGASLAVIAAYDIKTTINHSPHLSVISFGGPRVGNQSFRHHLEQQGVKVLRIVNSDDLITKVPGFFVEDHDGVIHEQNARVARLTKWIQKRVKDSRQVYANIGHELRLSSRDSLQLNSINVATCHDLKTYLDLVNGFVSSTCPFKAGARRMLKKATNIPTTK; the protein is encoded by the coding sequence ATGAAACTAACTTTCGTATCACCATTTCCGTTTAAAGCAAGGGTTGCACCACCTCAAGAACCACCGTGCCGGTGGCGTTGTGCCATTTACAATAAAACTAGTAAGCCATTTACCAAAGGGGCTCGAGCTCCAACTCGACTAAGTAAGCGGTGGATCGAATATCATGGCTCCAGGAACTGGGAAGGCTTGTTGGACCCTCTAGACGATGTCTTACGTGGCGAGATCATACGCTACGGCAGCTTCGTTGAGGCTGCGTACCAATCATTCGACTTTGACCCTTCTTCGCCTACTTATGCCGCATGTAGTTACGCGAAAAGTATGATGTTGGAACGTTGTTCTACCGTACACGGATGTGGGTACCGGGTGACGAAAAACCTACATGCCACGTCATCTATTCCCTTGCCACGGTGGATAGAGAGGATGCCGCGTTGGATGCAAGTGCAATCCAGCTGGATAGGTTACGTGGCGGTTTGCAATGACAAAGAGGAGATTTCTAGGCTTGGAAGACGAGATATTGTCATCGCTCTCCGTGGCACTGCCACTTGTCTAGAGTGGCTCGAGAATCTACGAGCCACTCTCACTCATTGTAGTGGAGACAATATTCCAACTGAGCAAAACGATGAACCTATGGTGGAAGCTGGCGTTCTGAGCCTGTATACCTCGGGCACAAATACGTGCCCGAGTTTACAACAATTATTACGACACGaagttttaaaaatattaaaattgtATAAGGACGAACCACTTAGTCTAACCATCACCGGTCATTCTCTAGGAGCTTCTTTAGCCGTTATAGCCGCCTACGACATTAAAACCACCATCAATCACTCACCCCATCTTTCTGTCATCTCGTTTGGCGGACCAAGGGTCGGCAACCAAAGCTTTCGCCACCACCTAGAACAACAAGGAGTAAAAGTTCTACGTATAGTCAACTCTGATGACCTAATCACAAAAGTTCCAGGTTTTTTTGTCGAAGACCATGACGGTGTGATACACGAGCAAAATGCTCGTGTAGCACGTTTAACAAAATGGATACAAAAGCGCGTTAAAGATAGCCGACAAGTTTACGCTAACATAGGGCATGAGCTACGCCTAAGTAGTCGAGACTCCTTACAATTAAACAGTATAAATGTTGCAACATGTCATGATCTCAAGACTTATCTTGACCTAGTAAATGGTTTTGTGAGCTCGACTTGTCCGTTTAAGGCTGGCGCGAGAAGGATGCTCAAGAAAGCTACCAACATTCCTACTACCAAATAA